A window of the Zonotrichia leucophrys gambelii isolate GWCS_2022_RI chromosome 18, RI_Zleu_2.0, whole genome shotgun sequence genome harbors these coding sequences:
- the TSEN54 gene encoding tRNA-splicing endonuclease subunit Sen54 isoform X1 produces the protein MEAGGSRRLSTAEQPEPCQAPRSPRGQKYFLPDGSAGQAERLRRCGEEQWRLLCEERPERPGNLVKAEWKPEQGIVELKSPAGKFWHTMGFSERGKQCLLPEEALYLLECGSVQLFYRDVPLSIQEAYETLLCQEAMSLSHYQVFSHLKQLGYIVLRFDPSTVLSPYERQLNLEGHCKSSGKHHCKRRRRSSSPRLHEKKHKVCEDLPEAEGTSSKDGDDYGDSIPVDEKPLSVQPKEPDAVSAEGESMPVPLDTGQKDSLSFSSRQAGDHKENSTGTHAPRWDFTTITFPNMASDQPCTHLPSPDSRLLPENVPGREVDAASWCTQINQKQEKLSRKERRQRERESRYKSSVNADQEVRGCSNWQEYKALLEQRRQQRAWKRPSHLWNQAVTPLLRPEEVTSPAELLEQISVLQPSHILDGASWLQEDPEAMKIDFNVYQADAVSTFKKTKPGKPHVRMCVRSCSRQSKEGGNAVLPSFDEQIPSLRALKQVTYLSGDVPLVFALVDHGEITFYSLKEFKLPVDVYH, from the exons ATGGAGGCCGGCGGGTCCCGCCGCCTCAG CACGGCGGAGCAGCCGGAGCCTTGCCAGGCCCCGCGGAGCCCCCGCGGGCAGAAGTATTTCCTCCCCGACGGCTCGGCCGGGCAGGCCGAGAGGCTGCGGCGCTGCGGCGAGGAGCAGTGGCGGCTGCTCTGCGAGGAGCGCCCGGAGCGGCC GGGGAATCTGGTGAAGGCTGAGTGGAAACCAGAGCAGGGCATCGTGGAGCTGAAGTCCCCTGCG GGAAAGTTCTGGCACACCATGGGGTTCTCAGAACGAGGCAAACAATGCCTGCTGCCCGAGGAAGCTCTGTACCTGCTGGAGTGT ggctctgtccagCTCTTTTACAGAGATGTGCCCCTGTCAATCCAGGAAGCCTACGAGACCCTGTTGTGCCAGGAGGCAATGAGCCTGTCACATTACCAG GTGTTCAGCCATTTGAAGCAACTGGGTTATATTGTACTGAGATTTGACCCCAG CACTGTCCTGTCTCCCTATGAGAGGCAGCTGAACTTGGAAGGTCACTGCAAGAGCTCTGGGAAACACCATtgcaagaggaggaggaggagttcCAGCCCCCG GTTACATGAGAAGAAACATAAAGTATGTGAGGACCTTCCAGAAGCTGAAGGGACCTCCAGCAAAGATGGAGATGACTATGGAGACTCCATTCCTGTGGATGAGAAGCCCTTGTCAGTGCAGCCAAAGGAACCAGATGCTGTCAGTGCAGAGGGGGAGTCAATGCCAGTTCCTCTTGATACAGGACAAAAGGACTCTCTGAGCTTCTCCAGCAGGCAGGCTGGAGACCACAAGGAGAACAGCACTGGCACCCATGCACCCCGCTGGGATTTTACCACCATCACCTTTCCCAACATGGCCTCAgaccagccctgcacacacctgcccTCCCCTGACAGCAGGCTCCTGCCAGAGAACgtgccaggcagggaggtgGATGCAGCTTCCTGGTGCACACAGATCAACCAGAAACAGGAGAAGCTGTCGCGGAAGGAGAGGAGGCAGCGCGAGAGGGAGAGCAGGTACAAGAGCAGTGTCAATGCCGACCAGGAGGTGAGGGGCTGCTCCAACTGGCAGGAGTACAAAGCCCTCTtggagcagaggaggcagcagagggcTTGGAAGCGACCCTCCCACCTCTGGAACCAAGCTGTGACACCACTGCTGCGGCCAGAAGAGGTGACCTCACCAG CTGAGCTCCTCGAGCAGATCAGTGTGCTGCAGCCCTCCCACATCCTGGATGGAGCCTCCTG gctgcaggaggacCCAGAGGCCATGAAGATAGACTTCAACGTGTATCAAGCAGACGCTGTGTCCACGTTTAAGAAGACAAAGCCTGGGAAGCCCCATGTCAGGATGTGTGTTCGGAG ctgtagTAGACAGAGCAAGGAAGGTGGTAATGCAGTTTTACCAAG ctTTGATGAGCAGATCCCCTCCCTGCGGGCTTTGAAGCAGGTGACGTATTTGAGTGGGGACGTCCCTCTGGTCTTTGCACTGGTGGATCATGGAGAAATCACCTTCTATTCACTGAAGGAGTTCAAGCTGCCCGTTGATGTTTATCACTGA
- the TSEN54 gene encoding tRNA-splicing endonuclease subunit Sen54 isoform X2 gives MEAGGSRRLSTAEQPEPCQAPRSPRGQKYFLPDGSAGQAERLRRCGEEQWRLLCEERPERPGNLVKAEWKPEQGIVELKSPAGKFWHTMGFSERGKQCLLPEEALYLLECGSVQLFYRDVPLSIQEAYETLLCQEAMSLSHYQVFSHLKQLGYIVLRFDPSTVLSPYERQLNLEGHCKSSGKHHCKRRRRSSSPRLHEKKHKVCEDLPEAEGTSSKDGDDYGDSIPVDEKPLSVQPKEPDAVSAEGESMPVPLDTGQKDSLSFSSRQAGDHKENSTGTHAPRWDFTTITFPNMASDQPCTHLPSPDSRLLPENVPGREVDAASWCTQINQKQEKLSRKERRQRERESRYKSSVNADQEVRGCSNWQEYKALLEQRRQQRAWKRPSHLWNQAVTPLLRPEEVTSPAELLEQISVLQPSHILDGASWLQEDPEAMKIDFNVYQADAVSTFKKTKPGKPHVRMCVRSFDEQIPSLRALKQVTYLSGDVPLVFALVDHGEITFYSLKEFKLPVDVYH, from the exons ATGGAGGCCGGCGGGTCCCGCCGCCTCAG CACGGCGGAGCAGCCGGAGCCTTGCCAGGCCCCGCGGAGCCCCCGCGGGCAGAAGTATTTCCTCCCCGACGGCTCGGCCGGGCAGGCCGAGAGGCTGCGGCGCTGCGGCGAGGAGCAGTGGCGGCTGCTCTGCGAGGAGCGCCCGGAGCGGCC GGGGAATCTGGTGAAGGCTGAGTGGAAACCAGAGCAGGGCATCGTGGAGCTGAAGTCCCCTGCG GGAAAGTTCTGGCACACCATGGGGTTCTCAGAACGAGGCAAACAATGCCTGCTGCCCGAGGAAGCTCTGTACCTGCTGGAGTGT ggctctgtccagCTCTTTTACAGAGATGTGCCCCTGTCAATCCAGGAAGCCTACGAGACCCTGTTGTGCCAGGAGGCAATGAGCCTGTCACATTACCAG GTGTTCAGCCATTTGAAGCAACTGGGTTATATTGTACTGAGATTTGACCCCAG CACTGTCCTGTCTCCCTATGAGAGGCAGCTGAACTTGGAAGGTCACTGCAAGAGCTCTGGGAAACACCATtgcaagaggaggaggaggagttcCAGCCCCCG GTTACATGAGAAGAAACATAAAGTATGTGAGGACCTTCCAGAAGCTGAAGGGACCTCCAGCAAAGATGGAGATGACTATGGAGACTCCATTCCTGTGGATGAGAAGCCCTTGTCAGTGCAGCCAAAGGAACCAGATGCTGTCAGTGCAGAGGGGGAGTCAATGCCAGTTCCTCTTGATACAGGACAAAAGGACTCTCTGAGCTTCTCCAGCAGGCAGGCTGGAGACCACAAGGAGAACAGCACTGGCACCCATGCACCCCGCTGGGATTTTACCACCATCACCTTTCCCAACATGGCCTCAgaccagccctgcacacacctgcccTCCCCTGACAGCAGGCTCCTGCCAGAGAACgtgccaggcagggaggtgGATGCAGCTTCCTGGTGCACACAGATCAACCAGAAACAGGAGAAGCTGTCGCGGAAGGAGAGGAGGCAGCGCGAGAGGGAGAGCAGGTACAAGAGCAGTGTCAATGCCGACCAGGAGGTGAGGGGCTGCTCCAACTGGCAGGAGTACAAAGCCCTCTtggagcagaggaggcagcagagggcTTGGAAGCGACCCTCCCACCTCTGGAACCAAGCTGTGACACCACTGCTGCGGCCAGAAGAGGTGACCTCACCAG CTGAGCTCCTCGAGCAGATCAGTGTGCTGCAGCCCTCCCACATCCTGGATGGAGCCTCCTG gctgcaggaggacCCAGAGGCCATGAAGATAGACTTCAACGTGTATCAAGCAGACGCTGTGTCCACGTTTAAGAAGACAAAGCCTGGGAAGCCCCATGTCAGGATGTGTGTTCGGAG ctTTGATGAGCAGATCCCCTCCCTGCGGGCTTTGAAGCAGGTGACGTATTTGAGTGGGGACGTCCCTCTGGTCTTTGCACTGGTGGATCATGGAGAAATCACCTTCTATTCACTGAAGGAGTTCAAGCTGCCCGTTGATGTTTATCACTGA